The genomic DNA GCCGCCCCCGGCGGCGTGCGCAGCACCGCGAGGTTGCCGCTGGCGTCGGTGGACACCAGCAGGTCGCCGAGCAGCCGGGTGACGCGTTCGGTGCCGCCAGTGACCCCGCGCACGGGGCTGCCGTCCTCGGGGACGACGTAGGCGCCGACACCACCGTCGGCGCCGCGCAGTTTGACTGCACCCAGTTCCTCGAGGTCACGCGACAGCGTGGCCTGGGTGACGTCGATGCCCTCGGCGGCCAGCAGGGCGGCCAGTTCACTCTGACTGCGGACCGACTGCGCCGACAGCAGGGCCACGATGCGGGCCTGCCGTCCGGCACGGGTGGTCGCCGACGTCATCGTCGCTGATCCAGCAACCACACCAACAGCGCCTTCTGGGCGTGCAACCGGTTCTCGGCTTCGTCCCAGACGGCGCTCTGGTCGCCGTCGAGTACGTCGTCGGTGATCTCGTGTCCCCGGTGCGCCGGAAGGCAGTGCAGCACAACGGCGTCGGAGTCCGCCTTGCTCAGCATCTCGGCGTTGACCTGGAAGGGCCGGAACGGGCGCACCCGGTCCAGGCCGTCGTTCTCCTGCCCCATGGAGGTCCAGGTGTCGGTGACCAGGACATCGGCGCCACGGGCACCTTCATCGGCATTGCCGGTCAGCGCGACGGTGGCGCCGGTCTGCTCGGCACGCCGGCGCGCGGCGTCGACGAAAGCCGGGTGCGGCTCGAAACCTCGCGGCGCGGCGATGGTGACGTCGATGCCGGCGGTGACCCCGCCGAGCATCAGCGAGTGCGCCATGTTGTTGGCGCCGTCGCCGAAGTAGGTCATCTTCAGACCCTTGAGCGAACCCTTACGCTCCGCGAGGGTCTGCAGATCGGCCAGCACCTGGCAGGGGTGGAACTCATCGGAGAGCGCATTGACGATCGGCACGGTCGAGCCCGACGCCATGGCGGTCAACCGTTCCTGGGCGAAGGTGCGCCAGACAATGGCATCAACGTAGCGGGACAACACCTTTCCGGTGTCTTCAAGGGTCTCTTCCCGGCCCAGCTGGGTGCTGCGGCCGTCGACCACCACGGCGTGCCCGCCGAGCTGCGCGATGCCCATCTCGAAGGAGAACCG from Mycolicibacterium tokaiense includes the following:
- the argF gene encoding ornithine carbamoyltransferase, whose product is MIRHFLRDDDLTPAEQAEVLALAAELKAAPMSRRPLEGPRGVAVIFEKNSTRTRFSFEMGIAQLGGHAVVVDGRSTQLGREETLEDTGKVLSRYVDAIVWRTFAQERLTAMASGSTVPIVNALSDEFHPCQVLADLQTLAERKGSLKGLKMTYFGDGANNMAHSLMLGGVTAGIDVTIAAPRGFEPHPAFVDAARRRAEQTGATVALTGNADEGARGADVLVTDTWTSMGQENDGLDRVRPFRPFQVNAEMLSKADSDAVVLHCLPAHRGHEITDDVLDGDQSAVWDEAENRLHAQKALLVWLLDQRR
- a CDS encoding arginine repressor encodes the protein MTSATTRAGRQARIVALLSAQSVRSQSELAALLAAEGIDVTQATLSRDLEELGAVKLRGADGGVGAYVVPEDGSPVRGVTGGTERVTRLLGDLLVSTDASGNLAVLRTPPGAAHYLASAIDRAALPYVVGTIAGDDTIFVMAREPMTGAELAMTFENLK